In a single window of the Caproicibacterium sp. BJN0003 genome:
- a CDS encoding ABC transporter permease, producing the protein MYIVRNALRNIARSKGRNILVGIIVFVIAISSCVALSIRQAASKVESQSLDNLKITGQISVNRESLFQNTQSATSSGSTSSEDIRSKLSSLQGPTLDELKTYASAPSVSSFYYTISSTVNANNNSFEPVDTSSSKNSSDSSASASTEDRQSIREGKGMSGNIPEGMGTQGNFSLTAYSSESAMTNFQENNSSITDGSMIDLTAADNTCLISDELASLNNLSVGNTITITNPNNDGETYTFTIIGIYHNSNTESTNTMMQFSTSSDPANLIIISTGTMNNIVAQSTSAAKTSTNQDTGVTSTTALRTKTSGTYVFNDVSAYESFQNEVKDMGLSDDYSVSSTDLNNYEQSLVPLKNLSKFAGIFLLIVLLVGGVVLIVLNIFNIHERKYEVGVLTAIGMKKGKVALQFVTELFTVTLVSIIIGTAVGAAISVPVTNSLLASQVASQQTQSSRVEQNFGRGRQMENGQGGTSANTAGEGTMASPSGFSGQTGKSVTNYISSVQSATDMTVVVELLGIGVLLTLISSLVAVIFILRYEPLKILTNRT; encoded by the coding sequence ATGTATATTGTTCGCAATGCGCTGCGGAACATTGCACGCTCTAAAGGCCGCAATATTTTAGTTGGAATTATTGTGTTCGTGATTGCTATTTCCAGCTGTGTGGCTTTGTCGATTCGACAAGCAGCATCTAAAGTAGAATCCCAAAGTTTGGATAATTTAAAAATCACCGGGCAAATTTCTGTTAACCGTGAGTCCTTATTCCAGAATACCCAAAGCGCCACATCTTCTGGTAGCACTTCGAGTGAAGATATTCGCTCGAAGCTGTCATCACTTCAAGGACCGACGCTCGATGAGCTAAAGACTTATGCGTCCGCACCATCCGTCTCAAGTTTCTATTACACCATTTCCAGCACAGTCAACGCAAACAACAATTCTTTTGAACCCGTGGATACTTCATCTTCCAAAAATTCAAGTGATTCCTCCGCATCCGCCTCAACAGAAGATCGTCAGAGTATCCGCGAAGGAAAAGGAATGAGTGGGAATATCCCGGAGGGGATGGGTACACAGGGGAACTTTTCCCTTACCGCATACAGCAGCGAAAGCGCGATGACAAACTTTCAAGAGAATAATAGTTCTATTACGGATGGCTCCATGATTGATTTGACAGCTGCGGACAATACTTGTTTAATTTCAGATGAATTAGCATCCCTCAATAATTTATCTGTAGGGAATACCATCACGATTACCAATCCAAACAACGACGGGGAAACCTATACATTTACTATCATAGGTATCTATCACAACAGTAATACGGAATCTACCAACACTATGATGCAATTTTCTACTTCCAGCGATCCGGCGAATTTGATTATTATTAGCACCGGAACTATGAATAATATTGTTGCTCAATCAACATCAGCGGCGAAAACCTCTACAAACCAGGATACTGGAGTTACTTCTACCACTGCATTACGTACTAAAACCTCTGGCACCTATGTATTTAACGATGTGTCAGCCTATGAATCTTTTCAAAACGAAGTAAAAGATATGGGATTATCAGATGACTATTCGGTTTCCTCAACCGATCTAAACAATTATGAACAGAGTCTGGTACCGCTGAAAAACCTCAGCAAATTTGCTGGCATTTTTCTTTTGATCGTGCTACTGGTTGGCGGAGTTGTTCTGATTGTACTTAATATTTTTAATATCCATGAACGCAAGTACGAGGTTGGGGTGCTGACAGCCATTGGTATGAAGAAAGGCAAGGTAGCTCTACAATTTGTAACCGAGTTATTTACAGTGACTTTGGTTTCTATTATCATCGGAACCGCTGTAGGAGCAGCCATTTCGGTTCCCGTTACCAATTCACTGTTGGCATCACAGGTTGCTTCCCAACAGACTCAGTCAAGTCGTGTAGAGCAAAACTTTGGCCGCGGCAGACAAATGGAAAATGGGCAGGGAGGCACTTCTGCCAATACAGCCGGCGAAGGGACAATGGCTTCTCCTTCTGGTTTTTCCGGACAAACTGGAAAATCGGTTACTAATTATATCAGCAGTGTACAATCAGCTACTGATATGACCGTTGTTGTAGAGCTTTTGGGAATCGGCGTATTGCTCACTTTGATTTCCAGCCTTGTCGCCGTAATTTTCATATTGCGCTATGAGCCGTTGAAAATTCTTACCAACCGGACATAA
- a CDS encoding ABC transporter ATP-binding protein — MSILELKNLSYSYDGIHPILKDITYTFEQGKVYAIMGKSGAGKTTLLSLLSGLAKPTSGTILFQDKDITTIDRYHYRSKYVGVVFQGFNLLPQLTAVENVELSMDISGMKIKDRCEVAMNLLDKVELDEVKANRRVLKLSGGEQQRVAIARALSYNPDILLADEPTGNLDGETQDAVMNIFLRLAREENKCVIIVTHSPEVAHQADIVYELKSAKCTDLSPLQ; from the coding sequence ATGAGCATATTGGAGCTGAAAAATCTCAGCTATTCCTACGACGGAATACATCCTATTCTTAAGGATATTACCTATACATTTGAACAAGGAAAAGTATACGCTATTATGGGAAAGTCTGGCGCTGGAAAAACTACTTTGCTGTCTCTGTTGTCTGGGTTGGCCAAGCCTACGAGCGGCACGATCCTTTTTCAGGACAAAGACATTACCACCATTGACCGTTATCATTATCGCAGCAAATATGTAGGCGTTGTGTTTCAGGGATTCAATCTTCTTCCGCAACTGACTGCTGTAGAAAATGTGGAATTGTCTATGGATATCTCGGGTATGAAGATCAAAGACCGATGTGAAGTAGCGATGAATTTATTAGATAAAGTGGAGTTAGACGAAGTAAAGGCCAATCGTCGAGTACTGAAGCTTTCCGGTGGCGAACAGCAGCGCGTTGCCATTGCACGAGCACTATCTTACAATCCAGATATTTTGTTAGCTGATGAGCCTACTGGAAATCTTGACGGAGAAACACAGGATGCAGTAATGAATATTTTTCTTCGCCTTGCTCGAGAAGAAAATAAATGCGTTATTATCGTTACCCATTCACCTGAGGTGGCCCATCAGGCTGATATTGTGTATGAACTAAAATCTGCAAAATGTACTGACCTTTCTCCCTTACAATAA